A genomic segment from Neodiprion lecontei isolate iyNeoLeco1 chromosome 1, iyNeoLeco1.1, whole genome shotgun sequence encodes:
- the LOC124296630 gene encoding uncharacterized protein LOC124296630, whose product MSGTFQFQWTSMRTLYSVLVYLLTSCMVGYSTYVKFLNFEKPELPFDEYLITLIFIFALFPHWFFQLVSLPSSKGVAEYLTMWTRFQKHFLTVTGSLIELDYRAKFIAAQSVGTAMAVGIPISQTVLLGSFTLLESFGFYHVLTLSFAR is encoded by the exons ATGT CAGGAACTTTCCAGTTCCAATGGACTTCGATGAGGACCCTCTACTCGGTCCTAGTCTACCTTCTGACCTCCTGCATGGTCGGGTACTCGACTTACGTGAAG TTCCTCAACTTCGAGAAGCCCGAGCTCCCCTTCGACGAGTACCTCATCACTCTGATATTCATATTCGCTCTTTTCCCTCACTGGTTCTTTCAACTCGTCAGCCTGCCCTCGAGCAAAGGAGTCGCTGAATACCTCACGATGTGGACTCGCTTTCAG AAGCACTTCCTAACGGTGACCGGAAGCCTGATAGAGCTCGACTACAGGGCGAAATTCATTGCGGCTCAGTCGGTTGGCACCGCAATGGCCGTAGGCATACCGATATCGCAGACCGTCTTGCTGGGAAGTTTTACCCTCCTCGAATCCTTCGGATTCTACCACGTCCTCA CGCTTTCGTTTGCTCGGTAA
- the LOC107224508 gene encoding gustatory and odorant receptor 22 produces MRRTMKKELTESSFYVDIRQYRMLWMHIYMLIEKMSSSVSHIYGLYSLALYMNLFVSVYCTVSKILSPQEIVFTARFVGFIVCISYFGIHLYGFSNSAYNMHEEMTNAVRNDLLDIRLHRLSKFNAKEVEFFLDTVNARKVALVVTGNLTIRRKTVIEYASSVAMYCLVLLQFKIALPRT; encoded by the exons ATGCGGAGGACCATGAAAAAG GAATTGACGGAGAGCTCGTTTTACGTTGACATAAGGCAGTACAGAATGTTATGGATGCACATTTACATGCTTATCGAAAAGATGTCATCGTCGGTCAGCCACATTTACGGACTGTACTCTCTCGCCCTTTACATGAATCTTTTCGTCTCGGTTTACTGCACGGTTTCGAAAATCTTGAGCCCCCAGGAAATCGTCTTCACAGCAAGGTTCGTCGGGTTTATTGTCTGCATATCTTACTTCGGCATTCATCTCTACGGTTTTTCCAATTCCGCTTACAATATGCACGAGGAAATGACAAACGCCGTCAGAAACGACCTCCTCGACATCCGTCTTCACAGACTGTCAAAATTTAACGCCAAAGAG GTCGAGTTTTTCCTCGATACGGTCAACGCCAGGAAAGTTGCACTTGTAGTGACCGGAAATCTCACGATCAGAAGGAAAACCGTCATCGAG TACGCTTCTTCGGTGGCGATGTATTGTCTCGTTCTGCTTCAATTCAAGATCGCTTTACCAAGGACGTAG
- the LOC107224507 gene encoding dolichyl-diphosphooligosaccharide--protein glycosyltransferase subunit 4, translating into MITDVQLAVFSNILGVTLFFLVVLFHYINANYSK; encoded by the coding sequence aTGATCACCGACGTCCAGTTGGCCGTTTTCTCGAACATCCTCGGGGTGACGCTCTTCTTTTTGGTGGTTCTCTTCCACTATATAAACGCTAACTATTCGAAATGA